From the Solanum lycopersicum chromosome 10, SLM_r2.1 genome, one window contains:
- the LOC138338873 gene encoding uncharacterized protein has product MTNQKNWVHAHVNENGGSIVERTRDFVRMNLYEFLGSQPNEDPQNFLDEIKKIFEVMQFTGNDQVELASYHFEDVAHIWYNHWKENRGANRTPIIWGCFSETFLDRFFPIELREAKAQEFMNLRQGNMTVQKYELKFNQLSRLRVISLWNMLTKKKNTRTGNYDYSQQKSGGGNRSQDPVDNLSFVTPYIAVQFNISLETQLEHFSVSTPVGDLVIARQARKMISKGYLYHLVRVKDSSLETPTLESVPVVCEFPKVFQEDLSRVPPKREIDFGIYLLPNTQPISIPSYRIDPSKLNELKEKLKDFIDQGFIKTSISPRGAPALFVRKRDGSRRICIDYRKLNKYLDLFFIVFIDDILIYSKSDEEHASHLRVVLQTLKDHQLFAKFHKFELWLQSIAFLGHIVSTKGIRVNSQKIEAVKQCPKPTSTIDIKSFYGLAGYYKSVVHVEDERKELVKDVHSRARLGVRLMSISDNGVTVQNGAESSLVVDVKEKQDSDPILLELKGVVHNQRVGVFSQGGEV; this is encoded by the exons ATGACTAACCAAAAAAATTGGGTTCATGctcatgtgaatgaaaatggtggGTCAATAGTAGAAAGGACCcgtgattttgttaggatgaatctgtatgagttcttaggatcgcagcctaatgaggatcctcaaaatttcttggatgagatcaagaagatctttgaggtaatgcaaTTCACTGGGAATGATCAGGTTGAGTTAGCATCATACCATTTTGAGGATGTTGCTCATATCTGGTACAATCACTGGAAGGAGAATAGGGGTGCAAATCGGACTCCTATCATTTGGGGttgctttagtgagacttttctcgacaggtttttcccaatagagttgagagaagcaaaagcccaagaattcatgaacttaaggcagGGTAACATGACAGTCCAAAAGTATGAactcaagtttaaccaactctccag gttgagggtgataagcttatGGAACATGCTAACGAAAAAAAAGAACACTAggactgggaactatgactattctcagcagaaatcgggtggtggaaatcgctcgCAGG atccAGTGGATaatctttcttttgtaactccttacatagcagtccaattcaatATTAGTCTAGAAACTCAACTAGAAcatttctcagtctctactccagtcggtgacctAGTTATAGCTAGACAG gccagaaagatgatctctaagggttatctctatcatctagttcgggttaaggattctagccttgaaaccccaactcttgagtcagttccagtagtctgtGAATTTCCAAAAGTGTTTCAAGAAGATCTTTCTAGAGTCCCTCCtaaaagggaaatcgactttggaatttaTCTCCTTCCaaatacccagcctatttctattccgtCTTACAGAATTGATCCATCAAAGCTTAACGAAttgaaagagaagttgaaaGACTTTATAGATCAGGGCTTCATCAAAACTAGTATTTCACCAAGGGGTGCACCAGCGTTGTTCGTAAGGAAGAGAGATGGTTCTCGCAGAatatgcattgactatagaaagttgaacaag tacttggacttgttctttattgtctttattgatgatatcctcatttactctaagagtgatgaagaacatgcaagtcatttgagagttgttttgCAGACTCTCAAGGATCACCAGCTATTTGCTAAGTTTCATAAATTTGAGTTATGGTTGCAATCcattgcttttcttggtcacattgtatctaccaAAGGGATCCGAGTGAATTCgcaaaagatagaagcagtgaaacagtGTCCCAAACCTACCTCTACTATAGATATCAAAAGTTTCTAtggtctagcaggttattataAAAG tgtagtcCATGTTGAGGATGAAAGGAAGGAGCTAGTAAAGGATGTTCATAGTCGTGCTCGCTTGGGggttcgccttatgagcatatcagacaatggtgtaacagttcagaatggggcagaatcaTCTTTAGTAGTGGatgttaaggaaaagcaagacagtgatccaatcttgcttgaacttaagggtgtaGTCCATAATCAGAGGGTGggggttttctcccaagggggagaggTGTAA